The nucleotide window TTATTTTCTTGAAAAAATTAGGCTAAAACCGAAAGCACAGATTCAAAAATAGCGCGTCCGTCGGTGTTGCTAAGTGCCGCCGAAGTAGCTCTTTCGGGGTGTGGCATCATACCAAACACGTTACGGCCTTTGTTGCAAACGCCTGCAATGTTATCAATCGCACCGTTTGGATTAAATTCCTCAGCTACAACGCCTTGCGCATCGCAATACTGAAATAAAATTTGGTCGTTGGCTTTTAGCTCTTCGATTACCTGCGTGGAAGCAAAGTAACGGCCTTCGCCATGTGCAATCGGAATTTTGTAAGCTTGTGCGGCAAGTCCCTGCGTGATAGCCGTCTGGAACGTGGCAGGTTTGATGTACACATTTTTACAAATAAATTGTTGGCTGTTATTGTGTAACAATGCACCTGGGACAAGTCCTGCTTCTGTCAGAATCTGAAACCCATTGCAAACGCCCAACACGTAGCCACCACGATTCGCATGCGCAATCACCTCTTGCATGATAGGCGAAAAACGCGCAATCGCACCCGAACGCAAATAATCGCCATAAGAGAAGCCCCCTGGAAGTACCACAAAATCGCAGCCTTGCAAGTCAGTGTCTTTGTGCCAAAGTTGCACGACTTCTTGTTGTAAATCGTGGCGCAAAGAATGCACCATGTCTGCATCGCAGTTAGAACCCGGAAAAACAATTACGCCAAATTTCATAAGAAGATGATTATAAAAAATTTAAGCCACGAAATTACACACAGTTCGGGCGGTAAACAATAAAAATTTGATTGTTGTGTTGCTTGTGGTCGTTTTTTGTAAAATGTAGTTTTTTTATATAAAAATTCAGGCTGTGTTCAACGTGAACACAGCCTGAAAAAATCAAAACACAATAAACAATATAAATTAGTTGCGGATTACTTTGCCGCCATTCAAAAGGCTTTGGATACGTTCCAATGTTTTGCGTTCGCCAGAAAGCGACAAGAACGCCTCACGCTCCAAGTCCAATAAGTATTGTTCGGTTACTAATTGCGGATAAGACAAATCGCCACCCGAAATCACATAAGCGAGTTTCTCGGCTACTTTTTGGTCGTGTTCCGAAATGTAACGTCCCATGCGCATCGCGTTGATACCTGCTTTGAAAAGCGCGATACCTGCTTTGCCTTGTACTTTGATATCGGTGCGTTGTTTTGGTTGTGTATAACCAGCGTTAGCCAAATCCAATACAAATTCTTTCGCATCACGAATCTGACGAGAAAGGTTCGTAGAGATACGGTCGCCACGACGCAAAATGTTCATGTCGAACGCCTCGTTAGCCGAAGTAGCCACTTTAGCCGTCGCGATGTTCATAAACGCATTTTGCAAACGGTTCAATTCTGGGTCGCCAGTTTCTACGGACGAAGAAACGCGCAAAGCCATTTCTTTTGTACCGCCACCAGCAGGGATAAGACCTACGCCCAATTCCACCAAACCGATATACGTTTCGGCTGCTGCTTGTACGCCGTCTGCGTGCATCGTGAACTCGCAACCACCGCCCAAAGTAAGGCCGTGTGGTGCAACTACCACTGGTACAGACGAATAACGCGCACGCATTACCGTATTTTGGAACTGGCGAATCATCATGTCCACTTCGTCGTATTCTTGCTCAACAGCAAACATAAACAACATGGCCAAGTTAGCACCCGCCGAGAAGTTAGAACCTTGATTACCAATTACCAAACCTCTGTAGCTCTTTTCAGTCAAAGAGATTGCTTTGTTTACGCCTTCGATTACTTCCGCGCCCAACGTGTTCATTTTGGTATGGAATTCCACGCCCAAAACGCCGTCGCCCAAATCGAAAATCGTAGAACCTGCATTGCCCCATACTTTGTTGGTGCTGCGCAAGTTGTCCAAAATAATGAAGTTTTCAGTACCTGGGATACCTTTGTACGATTTGGTAGCTACGTCGTAGAACTTGCGCACGCCACCTTCTACTTTGTAGAATGA belongs to Flexibacter flexilis DSM 6793 and includes:
- the purQ gene encoding phosphoribosylformylglycinamidine synthase subunit PurQ codes for the protein MKFGVIVFPGSNCDADMVHSLRHDLQQEVVQLWHKDTDLQGCDFVVLPGGFSYGDYLRSGAIARFSPIMQEVIAHANRGGYVLGVCNGFQILTEAGLVPGALLHNNSQQFICKNVYIKPATFQTAITQGLAAQAYKIPIAHGEGRYFASTQVIEELKANDQILFQYCDAQGVVAEEFNPNGAIDNIAGVCNKGRNVFGMMPHPERATSAALSNTDGRAIFESVLSVLA